DNA from Hypanus sabinus isolate sHypSab1 chromosome 16, sHypSab1.hap1, whole genome shotgun sequence:
cattgctacagacagccatggaggccaagccactgggtacatttaaaacagagattaacaggttcttgattagtcagggcctcaggagttatggggtgaaggcaggagaatggagttgagagatataataaatcagccatgttggaatggcagagcagactcgatgggccaaatggcctaattcggctcctatgtcttatgtttttATACTTGAAAGCCTAGTTCGAGCAACAACTGCATCAGGATGGCAACGATTAAACTGGAAACTCCAGATGTTCCAAGCATGTGATTAATTTAAATTATAAAATGTtcctctagatcaggggttcttAACCCTTTTTATGTAATGGAACCCTTTGGCAGTCCAGTGAAGCCGCTGGACCCCTTATCAGAATAAAGTATTTAAATCTATAAAATTAAATGCACAGGGTTACAAAAGAAACCAATTCTATTGAAATATAGTTATcaagatattttaaaaattgtgatATAGTAATatatgtgcttctttattaaaatGTTAAGAAACAAGACTTTACACTTAAATATCGAcaagttaaaattaaattttattttttaaagtgCAAAGGCTGTTGTTGCTTGGCTTGAATAAGAACATAAAACAGTGGGGTGGTCTttgacaaagcaacacacatgtaATGTTGGATATTCAATCGCAGGACTGCCTGATAGATTGCAGCTACATTACATAAGAGTCTGCAGAGAGGAAGACTCTGATCGTGTTTGATCTACCTACGGGTATTATAATTACCGAAATATCGAAGTAGTGACGAGCATGCTGTAAGCGATCCTTTGAGATGTTTGTAACAACTGTAATGGAAATCTCTGTGATTTCTATTGGTGACAAAGTCACAGATACTGCTTACACTagcatggtttgttgcctacaTATATAATTGAAGGAAATACTAACTTTTGGTTTgtgaaaataaagatgtaaaTTTTTCCCGTCCAAGTTCATGGACACCCTGGAGTCTATCCTTAGACCCCCAAGGGGTTTGTGGACAGGTTAAAAACCCCTGCTCTAGatatttagataataactttaaGAAAAGGTTGAAATAATACCACAGCTAATAAAAAACCATACCCTAAATCACAAAGTGTCCTGTTATTAATTAAGTGAACCTGTGTTATTAATATATCATATATTTATAGCTAAGTTATAaggattgacaggttcttgattagtcagagtgtcaaaggttatgggaagaaagctggagaatgggattgagagggatggaATGGCggggtagactcaatgggccaaattctgctcttgtgtcttatgatcttatggtcttatctgagAGATGTGCGGAGCAGGAGGTGAATTGTAAGCTCCCCTTTGAGTGCAGAATCTGGGCTAGATGATGGGAAAGATGGGAAAATAGAATTGGATTAGTACAGGATTAGAATGGATGGGGATTGATGATTGGCATGGACTCGATGGACTGTATGTTTTGTAGCAGTGTCCACACACGCACAGTTTGTACCTTAATGAAAGCGTAACCCGTTCCATTGTCAGTGATGGTCAGACCCAGAGCGTCCTCCGACTTGGTCACCTCCACTTCTTTCATTTGCCCTTTCACATGGGCGAAGATGAAGTCCTCCAGCCCAATCTGGCCTCCCAGTAATCTCTGCATATCTACCTTGTGGGTGTTCAATGTGCAGAAAAGAATCTGCCagtcaaaaaaaaaggaaatagaaGATGTAAACTATAGCCATGGATACCTACAGCAGATTGGAAAGAAATAGGCTTCTGTTTGAGCTGAAATCTCTACAAAGTTAACACCAACCACCAATCTTCACCACCTTTTCAATATTTATCactctcacacaaaatgctggaggaactcagcaggtcaggcagcatctattgaaatgaattatcagtcaacgtttcagtccaaaacccttcttctggactgggaaggaagggggaagaagccagattatAAAGATGGTTaagtggggaaggagtacaagatggcaggtgataggtgagggggaaggtggatatgtaagggagagggggatggtgagaagctgggaggtgattggtggaaaaagtAGAGGGACGAAGAAGAATGAATATGGTAAGAGAAGAGAGGGAATCAATGGAGAAAAGAAAGGAAGAGGTGCATCAGGGGGAGGTAATAGACTGATGATGAGAAGAGAAGAGGCAAGGGGGGCTAggatggagaatggaaaaaagagagaaagggaattagagaaatcaatgtacatgccaccaggttggaggatacccagatggaatatgaggtgttgctccctcATCCTGAGGGTAGCTCACTGGGGCAatagaggtggccatggactgcatgtcagaatgggaactaGCAGTGGAATTAAATTAGTTTttcaccaggaaatcctgcttgttgcagAGCTGCTCGATAAAAAGCGGTCCCATCGATGTTGAGGAGACCCTGAAACTGCAGGTGATCCATCTGTAAGAAGAAATGAACTACAGGGATTGGTGGACGGACCTGTGTTGCTTATCATAGATGGATGAGAATGTAAGTGGTCTGTTTAGATGACACAAAAAAGTTGCCATGGTTGCAGATGGTGAAGAAGTTGGTCTCCATATGCTTGGATAGGTGCAAGGAGGGACAGGGCTTAGTCGTGCAATCACTCGAGTCatgtatgatgttctcctaaggcaggggttcccttcctggggtccatggacccctcggtaGTGGTAAAGGCCCCTaacataaagaaggttgggaccCCTGTCTTAAGCGGTTGTTTATTGGCaggtcctcaggtggctgtagatGCCAATCAGGATGCACGTAACTGGGATGTCAGGGtagattcccttaatggagattGCCTGTAAGTGACTTTGTTTGATATGGAgaggctgatgcacaggcagcTGCCACACAGCCCTTGGCATATTGAAGCCAGGGTCCAGAGACCCAGAATGCAAGACGACTGGGGACCCTACACTGCTGccgccttcactgccattgtgatgcgTCATCGTCTTCTTCCAGCTCCAGTGTTGAGctcttggttggatcactctttgtctggaacctcacGGTTTAACTTACCACCATGAGTGACCCGACCAAGAGCTAAGCGCCAGATGGTTAAACTCCAGGCGGCATCACTTTTGGGATCACGTTCATCCGCTAGCCTCTCCATCGTGGCAAGGTGACTATCGTCAGGcaagaagggcttagacagacgAAGTCTGAATACAGGAAATTGGGGCTAGCTGGGTGGGCAACGTGTCAGGCATGGACTGATTGGGCTGAAGGACTGCCgcttgtgctgtattgctctacgTCTCTAATAGGAGGAGTTCAGGATGATATGGACCAAATACAGGCAAGTTGCACTAGTTGCTGAGTGCCCTGGTCAACATGGGCAAGTTGGGTTGAAGGGGTCTATTTCCATGTTGTgttactcagaatcagaatcaggccataaaatatgttgttttgtggcagcagtacagtgcaatccagaaaaaactataaattacaaataagaaataaatttaaatttGCATTTAATAATTAGAGCAGAATAGTgcggtagtgtacatgggtttattgtcctGATACCTGATAGCGCaggagaaggagctgttcctaaaacattgagtgggtgtcttcaggctcctgtaccacctccctgatgtactaatgagaagagagcatcttCTGGGTGATGCGGACCTTAGTGATGAgcaccacctttttgaggaatTGCTTTCTGAAGATGACTCTTTGACTCTCTGAGTCTTTTTGCAAATTTATTttaattgactgatgtacaacACTACTCAGGTCTTGTTACATCTTCCTCTTTCTAATCTATCATTGCTCAGATaacaatctgttttcctgttttcATCGTTAAAGTAGAAAACTTGATATTTATTCACAGTAAGCTGCATCTACCATGTGTTGGTTGAGTTGCATAACAAGTCCAGCTCATGCACACAGTGTCATTTGCAAACCTAGGGACATTGAAATGTTTTCATctaattcctgatgaagggtcttgacctgaaacattgactgtttattcctctccgtagatgctgtctgacctgctaagtctctcctgcattttgtgtgtgtgacactgaatttccagtatctgctgatACCTAGTGtttaaaacatcaactgttcatctATTTATTTCTTTAGCAATGCAGCACAGAATAGTCCTTCCGGCCCTTGAAGCCACATCACCCTAGCAACCCCCCAACAAGCCcaattaatcctaacctaatcacgggacaatttacaatgagcaattaacatacccagtatgtctttggactgtgggaggaaactggagcacccggagaaatccaATACATCCCACTAGGAGgaagtacagagactccttacagaacaatgctggaattgaactctgaactctggaatgtcccaagctgtaatggcattgcactaaccactatgttaccatggtacccccaccatagatgctgcctgacccactgaggtcctctagaattttgtgtgttgctccatacTTCCAGCATCCGCAGTTTTACTTTTGTCTCAAAACAACAATAATCTATAGTTATACATACTGAGATACCTAATAAATACAAAGATTATCCAATGAACTATTGGTTTATCACTGGCACTAAACATTAAAAAGACAGAGTACATGGCATTCAACTGCAACGAAGGTACTCTCAAGACAGTGaagaatgataccattaagaaagtcttagactttaagtacctcgggtcaagaatgatgagttcggagaaggacataaagatacTGAAGGCGCTGGCGTGGAGGGCTATGAAcgacatgaaggaaatctggaggttGAACCTGACCGGAGGGCTCAAACAGAGGATCTTCGTAGCAGTCATAGAGTCCATTCTCACCTACAGATGCGTGATgtggacactcaccaagaccaAGAGAAAGTCACAAGGTGGTTGCTATACACGAATGCTCCGGGCGGCTCTTGACGTGAGTTGACAACAGCACATGACGAACGTCGAGCTCTATGACGACCTACCGATGCTCACCACTAAAATCGAGgcgagaagactgcaactagcggGGAACTGTCTACGCCACACTGAGCTACAcgccagcctagtcatcacatgggagcccaagcgtgggaggatgaaccctgggtgccctcccaagactatggtcaacacgctCCCAGAAGATAGCGGCACAGCTAATGTAgatgaacacactgatgagggagagggaggagtggagagtccatTCTCATGCACAACGCTGGTCCCCTTGGTCCGAGTCGACATAGTAGTAGTagttatcactggcatatgtatcATACAGACAAAATTCTTTATTTGCCAACTTGACCAtgagttcccagccttttttatgccatggaccccagtttgggaacccctgatctcgACAGATTGCTCCATATGTGTTTAGATCAAGGCAgtgccacggtagtgtagcggctAGCATGATTCCAGAgcttggagttcagttccagcgcCATTCTATAAGGAGTTTGAACGTGCTCCCCAAGGAAAGCGTGGGATTTCCCCATggcctttggtttcctcccacagtctaaagacataccaggtaagttaattggtaactgtaaactgtaccatgattaggttaggattaattgggtttgtcagggactgatgggatggtgcggtctgaatggctggaagggcctattccgcactgtatcagtaaaaaaataaaaaaaaacacaaataagtAAATAGGCAGAATGCTAAAAAATAGTGTTGAAtctgtagagaaagtgcagagcataTAGACAAGGTACATGGGCCACGATGAGGTAGACTAGGAGTTTATCTTTAGTGCATCAGATGTCCATTCATGAGTCCGATAACAATGGGACAGAAGCTGTTTTGGAACCTGGGGGTATGTGTTCTTAAGCTTttataccttctgcctgatggggagagggaagaagagagaagggccAGAGTGGTCTTTTTTTTTTGGGTCACCATTTTGATTGTGTGTGCTTTGCACCCCggtcccagaggaacactgtcttgTTCAGCTCTACTCATGTGTGGTTCAGTGATAagtaaatttgatttgatttgacttggTAGGGGGCCCtgattatattggctgctttcctgaggcagcaggaagGGTAGACAGTGTCAGTACAGGGGAAGCTGGTTTACATGGTGGTCCTGGGCTACTTTTTCAACTCCCCCGAAGTTTCCCGCTGTCtttggcagagcagttgccataccaagctgtaatgTATCTaggtaggatgctttctgtggtactTTACAAAAACTTGTAAGAGTGGCTGTGTTTGAGCAGAGAGGAGTTTTCTGATACAGAGCATGTCCATTATAATGCGAGGGAGACAAGCATTGTCCTGGAGCCTGCAGATACATTTATCTTttatagattcaagattcaaagtacatttatcatcaaagtacatatgcagtatAAACCCTGACATCCGGCTTCtcacagatagccatgaaacaaaaaccatggaactcattcaaagaaaaacgTCAAGCTCGCAAcgcacaaaaaaaaaaacagattatggaaacagcaaaaacTGAATAAAAAATagagaatataaaacaccaaaacACAAATTCATCAAAACAgttcaggcatattcagttcagttcaatctagagCTGTATCGTTCATTAACCGCAGTCTGCCACagtgctagattgaactgaactgagccaAATGTGACCACACTGCTTCAATGACTTTGATGTTTTATAAGAGCTAACATCTTATCAACTACTAAAatcaggccagttagcctgacttcgaTGAGCGGCAAGATGttaaacctcattgaaacctaacaaatattagaaggccgagatagagtggacgtggagaggatgttccctatggtgcagagtctagaaccagaggcacacactcaaaatacaaggacatttctttaaaacagagatgagggggaagttctttagccagtgtgtggtgaatctgtggaatttattgccagtggcagctgtggaggccatgtcattaggtatacttaaagtggagaatggggttgaaagggaaaatatgtAAGTCaagattgaatagcagagcagactcgatgggccaaatggcctaattctgctcctatgccttatggtcttatggcttgtTTCCCAAACCCACTTTACAATGAGTGAAAGACATATTTTACTTTTCAGAAGAGTGAGACCCTAAGTTTTAAGAATGGCATAGTTTACCTTTTTCACATTCAAAGTCTATGAactccccactctccctccctaaATTTCAGAGCCAACTTGTTCGTAAAGCATTTTTTTGTCATCACATTAACTAACATTGGTCAatttgtgtaaaaaaaatgttGGCTTCtacattgaaattaatacagGATCAGTGTAAAAGAGCAGTTGATGGTCTGaatagatttgatgggctgaagggcctgtgcctaCGCTGTCTCATTCCATGATTCTATGAGGAATAGCATTGAATATTGCCAGCATAACACTTAGGTAAACTGTTGTCAAAGGCAAAAATTACAAAAAGATTTTGaaaaataattttgtatacaaAAAGTTTTTCTACTACTTTTGCTTGGCTTAAGTTTCAAGATCTAGAAGCACACAAAAAGATCATTGCCCATAAATAAATTTCTTTCAccagttatttttgtttttagttGATTATGCTAAAGGAAACCACATTTTTGTCTCTGATGGAGATTTTAGATTGAAGCACCACACGCTACATTCTGTTTTCTGTTGCCTGCCTCATTGTAATGATGGAATGCTTGATCTGCctggattcaagattgtttaatgtaatttccggtacacaagtataaaggagaatggaaaaattgttactctggatccaaggcagcacaaaaaaacacaataagataaagaacacaataataataacacataaaaatataaatacataagatagcttttaTACTCTACATTGATTGTATCTCCACAAAGTGATGCTAGTCACAGGAAAGTTTGACTCAGACTGGAAGTGATAAAGTAGTGTTGGCGGGGAGGGTTAGTGAGTGAAGGTGCTGATCAGCCTGACTGCTGAGGAAAAGaaactatttttgagtctggtggtcctggcatggaagctacatagcctcctccctgattggagtaggacaaacagtccatgatcgGGGTGTGTGGCATCATTCATGATATAACTGGCCTTTTCCGGcacttttctgtatatatgtcgctgatggcgggtaggctggtgccagtgatgcgttaGGCAGTTTTACTTACCGATGGTTTAGCCTTCCTGTCGGCCGCGGTGCCGTTTCCTTacccaagcagtgatgcagcttgttaggaaaTGATATAATAATGGTGGTAGAAGGCAAACAAAACTGTTTCACTATTTATACAGGTACACATGATGACAGTGAAACAATTCCAAAACAGAACAACTTCCAATTTACAAGTAACACCAAGTTTTGGCAAAAGATGGCTGCCCTCCCCGACTGCACCCACCTCTGTTGGTGATATATCGAAGACCTCGGCAATTTTGGCATACAGTTCCTTAACATTGGTGAAGCCTTCGATCCTGCCAGTAGGGCTGCCATGAGCCAGCTGGGTGTGAAATATCAGCCGGGGGCGAATCCGAGGGGCCTGGGGGGCAGACGGTGCAGCAGCAACCTTCCCTGTACCTTGAGCCGGGGGACTTGCCTGGTTCTCGTCAGTTGCTCCTTCCTCCATCAAACTGTTCTCATCTGGTTTTGTCGACTTTTTACACTTCCTCCTGGATCCGTGCAGCATCTTTCTCTGGGACTCAGAGATACTAGCTTCTGAATAAAAAATGACTTTGCCACACATTGGAAGCAGACACGGGTAATTCGAGACCCGTCCAGAACTCTGAGCACAGAACCTTATACATAACTTACCAGCTAATCTCATTAAGGGGAGGAGAGAAGCTGCACACTATGCTACTACCAACAAGGCAAGTTCTAAGCAAAGGATTGAGCTTTGCTAACGATTTAAACAATTTCTACACTCTAGTATTTATACATTTATACATTTTTATTCCATTTCCATATTTTAACCTCTAAgtatttttaatataatttctttCCTTCTCCAGATGCGTTGTTGAGAGCTTCTGAAAATGCTGCATCACCGTGCGATACTGGAGGCCTTCCAATGCATCCCCAGTACCAGCCTACTGACCGTCAGGGATATGCTATGCATACAAAAATTGCTAGAAAAACGCccacaatatcatgaaggatcccacccaccctgctcagggactgtctgtcccactcctgccagggaggaggctacagatCACCCACGCCTGGACCGCCAGActcacagttactttccccaagtagtaaggctgatcaacacctccacccactaacccatcagCACTGCATACAGGACATGCAgcttcactttatggacatacaatcggTCAAACGGCACTTCCCCGTGGCCAAATATTTAAATCCccattccctgtcccattccgacatgtcggtccttgtgccatgatgaggccacctcagggtggaggagcagcaccttgtaTTCTATTAGgctagcctccaaactgatggcatgcaTATCAATttctttcctctccctctcctcttctaTTCTCTGGCCTTTTACTGCTTCCTATCACTTCCTcctaggtcccctcctccttccctttctcccatggtccacccttCTCTCCTAtcgattcctttttctccagtccttcacctttcccaaccacctggcttcacttatcaccttccagctacctTTCGTCCTTGTCtgtcgtcttcccccttcctttccagaa
Protein-coding regions in this window:
- the LOC132405981 gene encoding PDZ domain-containing protein GIPC3-like isoform X2 — encoded protein: MRLAGKLCIRFCAQSSGRVSNYPCLLPMCGKVIFYSEASISESQRKMLHGSRRKCKKSTKPDENSLMEEGATDENQASPPAQGTGKVAAAPSAPQAPRIRPRLIFHTQLAHGSPTGRIEGFTNVKELYAKIAEVFDISPTEILFCTLNTHKVDMQRLLGGQIGLEDFIFAHVKGQMKEVEVTKSEDALGLTITDNGTGYAFIKRIKEGSTIDRIKTVCVGDHIEGINNRTIVGCRHYEVAKMLKDLPKGQPFVLALVEPRKAFDMIARRTKCGKSAGEGKVGSGRETLRLRSKGSATVEEAPTEFEERATKKVDDLLESYMGIRDVELAATMVEIGKDRKNPDEFAEGLDSVLGDFAFPDEFVFDVWGAIGDAKNGRI